The following proteins come from a genomic window of Phnomibacter ginsenosidimutans:
- a CDS encoding AGE family epimerase/isomerase, with protein MAYTTNDLAALHQYYKQQLLESTIPFWFPRSFDTAHGGFLLMRDADGSLIDDDKAVWIQGRATWMLSTLYNTVEPRQEWLDGAKLGYDFLNKHCFDTDGQMFFHVTRSGEPLRKRRYFFSETFYVIAAAAYAKASGDETAADNARRVFGRCLEYASGERKLTPKFTGTRPSRGIGVPMIMMNTAQQLRETIGDPRCDDCITQWIVDIEQYFVKDDIRCVMEQVAPDGSIIDHIDGRTLNPGHAIEGAWFILHEAKYRNNDPHLIALGCKMLDYMWERGWDKVYGGILYFRDVYNKPVQEYWQDMKFWWPQNETIIATLLAYQMTGNEKYAQWHQQIHEYAYSHFRDALHGEWFGYLHRDGRVAQTAKGNLYKGPFHLPRQEWYCMQLLKCYAQ; from the coding sequence ATGGCTTACACAACAAACGATTTAGCAGCGCTACATCAGTATTACAAACAGCAACTGCTGGAGAGCACAATCCCTTTTTGGTTTCCCCGTTCTTTCGATACAGCACATGGTGGTTTTTTATTGATGCGGGATGCCGATGGCAGCCTCATCGATGATGACAAAGCCGTGTGGATACAAGGCCGTGCCACCTGGATGCTCAGCACTTTGTACAACACGGTTGAGCCTCGCCAAGAGTGGTTGGACGGTGCCAAACTCGGGTACGATTTTTTGAACAAACATTGCTTTGATACCGATGGGCAAATGTTTTTTCATGTGACCCGCAGTGGCGAGCCCCTGCGCAAACGCCGCTACTTTTTTTCTGAAACCTTTTATGTGATTGCTGCGGCGGCGTATGCCAAAGCCAGCGGTGATGAAACAGCTGCCGATAATGCCCGCCGGGTATTTGGCCGTTGCCTGGAATATGCATCGGGTGAAAGAAAATTAACGCCCAAGTTTACAGGTACTCGTCCATCTCGAGGTATTGGTGTACCCATGATTATGATGAATACCGCACAACAGCTACGGGAAACCATTGGCGACCCTCGTTGTGATGATTGCATCACGCAATGGATTGTGGACATTGAACAGTATTTTGTAAAAGATGATATCCGCTGTGTGATGGAGCAGGTGGCGCCAGATGGGAGCATCATTGATCACATCGACGGCCGTACCCTCAACCCCGGTCATGCCATTGAAGGGGCCTGGTTTATTCTGCACGAAGCGAAGTATCGCAACAACGATCCACATTTGATAGCACTTGGTTGCAAAATGCTCGACTATATGTGGGAGCGTGGCTGGGACAAGGTTTATGGCGGCATTCTTTACTTCCGCGATGTGTACAACAAACCCGTGCAGGAGTATTGGCAAGACATGAAGTTTTGGTGGCCGCAAAATGAAACCATCATTGCCACTTTGCTTGCTTACCAAATGACGGGCAACGAAAAATATGCGCAGTGGCACCAACAAATTCATGAGTATGCCTACAGCCATTTTCGGGATGCCTTGCATGGTGAATGGTTCGGCTACCTTCACCGTGATGGACGCGTAGCACAAACTGCTAAAGGCAATTTGTACAAAGGACCTTTTCATTTGCCCCGGCAGGAATGGTACTGCATGCAACTGCTGAAATGTTATGCGCAGTAA
- a CDS encoding sialidase family protein, whose protein sequence is MKRFCLSVIVLFITTTIVIAQTTPVTVFESGKEGHKSYRIPAIVALKNGTLLAFAEGRVNNAGDFGDINIVLKRSTDGGKTWTNLQTIVDYDQQQAGNPAPVVDPTDPLYPQGRVFLFYNTGNNHEGEVRKGKGLREVWYKTSTDGGITWSEAVNITTQTHRPKQPATNAAYNFSEDWRSYANTPGHAMQFTTGVYKGRIFVAANHSSGEPLAHFEDYKAHGFYTDDHGKTFQLSETVDRVGGNEAMATQISGDRLMMNIRNQKGDVRARLIAISHDGGAKWDSVYFDNNLPDPVCQGSIVTLGKKKGKYIVAFCNAADTKSRDNLTLRISYDDGFTWAKSMVIDATGKRDNAAYSDIVPLPKKQIGILYEKDNYASIIFTVVKWN, encoded by the coding sequence ATGAAAAGATTTTGTTTGAGTGTTATCGTTTTATTCATCACAACAACAATTGTGATAGCACAAACAACACCGGTTACTGTATTTGAATCGGGGAAGGAAGGGCATAAGAGTTATCGGATTCCGGCTATTGTGGCGTTGAAGAACGGCACTTTACTTGCCTTTGCCGAAGGCCGTGTAAATAATGCCGGCGATTTTGGCGATATCAATATCGTATTGAAACGCAGCACGGATGGCGGAAAAACATGGACCAACCTGCAAACGATTGTTGATTACGATCAGCAACAGGCGGGCAACCCCGCACCTGTGGTAGATCCGACAGACCCGCTGTATCCGCAGGGACGGGTGTTTTTGTTTTACAACACCGGCAACAATCATGAAGGGGAAGTACGCAAAGGAAAAGGCCTGCGGGAAGTGTGGTACAAAACCTCTACCGATGGCGGCATTACCTGGAGCGAAGCCGTGAACATCACCACACAAACGCATCGCCCCAAACAACCCGCTACCAATGCTGCCTATAACTTTTCGGAAGACTGGCGCAGTTATGCCAACACGCCCGGCCATGCCATGCAGTTTACTACCGGGGTGTACAAAGGCCGCATTTTTGTGGCGGCCAATCATTCTTCCGGCGAGCCGCTGGCTCATTTTGAAGACTACAAGGCACATGGTTTTTATACCGATGATCATGGCAAAACATTTCAGCTGAGCGAAACCGTTGATCGGGTGGGTGGCAACGAAGCCATGGCCACACAAATTTCCGGCGACCGTTTGATGATGAATATCCGCAACCAGAAAGGCGATGTACGGGCAAGGTTGATTGCCATCAGCCATGATGGTGGTGCCAAATGGGACAGTGTTTATTTCGACAACAATCTGCCTGATCCTGTTTGCCAGGGAAGCATTGTAACGCTGGGTAAAAAGAAGGGCAAATACATTGTGGCCTTTTGCAATGCCGCCGATACCAAAAGCAGAGACAATCTTACACTCCGCATTAGCTACGATGATGGCTTTACCTGGGCAAAAAGTATGGTGATTGATGCAACGGGTAAAAGAGACAATGCTGCCTACTCCGACATTGTACCCCTGCCCAAAAAGCAAATTGGCATCCTCTACGAAAAAGACAATTACGCATCAATCATTTTCACCGTTGTAAAGTGGAACTGA
- a CDS encoding MFS transporter encodes MSLQQHKSYAWVVVGLLWVVALLNYMDRQMLSTMKPSMMVDIAELQTATNFGRLMAIFLWIYGFMSPVAGIIADRVNRKWLIVISLFVWSAVTLAMGYAQNFTQLYWLRAIMGVSEALYIPAGLALIADYHSDKTRSLAIGIHMTGLYMGQALGGFGATMAAAFSWKAAFHTFGLIGIVYAFVLMFFLREKKSTTVERSSTEKPSVTKGLALLFSNISFWIILLYFAVPSLPGWGVKNWLPTLFADSLHIDMSKAGPLSTITIAASSFIGVIFGGILSDRWVQKNIRGRIYTSAIGLGLTIPALLFIGFGSSLFSVIGAAFCFGFGFGMFDANNMPILCQFVSSKYRATAYGLMNMTGVFAGAFITDWLGKSTDAGNLGKDFAMLGGIVAFALLIQLWFLKPKANTVAAT; translated from the coding sequence ATGAGTTTGCAACAGCACAAATCGTATGCATGGGTGGTAGTTGGGCTGCTGTGGGTAGTGGCACTCCTCAACTACATGGACCGGCAAATGCTGAGTACCATGAAACCATCGATGATGGTCGATATTGCTGAGTTGCAAACCGCCACCAACTTTGGCAGGCTCATGGCCATCTTTTTGTGGATTTATGGTTTTATGAGCCCGGTAGCGGGCATTATAGCGGACAGGGTAAATCGTAAATGGCTGATCGTTATCAGTTTGTTTGTGTGGAGTGCCGTTACACTCGCCATGGGCTATGCACAAAACTTTACACAGCTCTACTGGCTTCGTGCCATTATGGGTGTGAGTGAGGCTTTGTACATACCTGCGGGGCTGGCACTCATTGCCGATTATCACAGCGACAAAACAAGATCACTTGCCATTGGCATTCACATGACGGGCTTGTACATGGGCCAGGCATTGGGTGGTTTTGGTGCTACCATGGCTGCTGCTTTTTCGTGGAAGGCAGCCTTTCATACTTTTGGATTGATTGGTATAGTGTATGCCTTTGTATTAATGTTTTTTTTAAGAGAGAAAAAATCAACTACAGTAGAAAGAAGTAGCACTGAGAAGCCTTCTGTTACGAAAGGATTGGCACTCCTCTTCAGCAATATTTCTTTCTGGATTATCCTGTTGTATTTTGCTGTGCCCAGCTTGCCGGGATGGGGTGTAAAGAACTGGCTGCCCACTTTGTTTGCCGACAGCCTGCATATTGATATGTCGAAAGCTGGTCCATTGTCAACCATTACTATTGCCGCATCTTCTTTTATTGGTGTCATCTTCGGCGGTATTTTATCCGACCGTTGGGTGCAAAAAAATATTCGGGGCCGCATTTACACCAGTGCTATCGGTTTGGGCTTAACCATTCCTGCCTTGTTGTTCATTGGCTTTGGCAGTTCATTATTTAGCGTTATTGGAGCAGCTTTTTGTTTTGGTTTTGGCTTTGGTATGTTCGATGCCAACAACATGCCCATTTTGTGTCAGTTTGTATCATCAAAATACCGGGCCACAGCATATGGTTTGATGAACATGACCGGCGTGTTTGCCGGAGCTTTCATCACCGATTGGTTGGGTAAATCAACCGATGCAGGCAACCTGGGTAAAGACTTTGCCATGCTCGGTGGCATTGTGGCCTTTGCCTTACTTATACAGTTGTGGTTTTTAAAACCAAAAGCTAATACTGTAGCAGCAACTTAA
- a CDS encoding dihydrodipicolinate synthase family protein has translation MPLLGGTSLTDCKELALFARDAGMDAVSFTAPFYFKPATVQALADCCIEVAAAVPDLPFYYYHIPVLTGVQHTMYDLLKAIHGRLPNFAGIKYTHEDFMDFLSCLHFANGQYDMLWGRDENMLAALALGAKGAVGSTFNYATPLYLQLIAAFEAGDLEKARALQQQSIDMIRLLGKYGGIATGKAFMKLIGLDCGQFRLPVQNMSAAQFEAFAQDNAAQQFATYCSQLPQATLA, from the coding sequence ATGCCTTTGCTGGGCGGTACCAGCCTTACCGATTGTAAAGAGCTGGCGCTGTTTGCCCGTGATGCAGGCATGGATGCTGTTTCGTTCACCGCACCATTTTATTTTAAACCGGCAACTGTGCAGGCACTTGCAGATTGTTGTATAGAAGTGGCTGCTGCTGTGCCCGATTTGCCTTTTTATTATTACCATATTCCCGTGCTTACGGGAGTGCAGCATACGATGTATGATTTGTTGAAAGCGATTCATGGGCGCCTGCCCAATTTTGCGGGCATCAAATACACGCATGAAGATTTCATGGACTTCCTCTCCTGCCTGCATTTTGCCAATGGGCAATATGATATGCTGTGGGGCCGCGATGAAAACATGCTGGCAGCATTGGCACTGGGCGCCAAAGGTGCTGTGGGTAGCACTTTCAACTATGCTACACCATTGTACCTGCAATTGATCGCTGCTTTTGAAGCCGGTGATTTGGAAAAAGCACGGGCCTTGCAGCAGCAATCTATTGATATGATCCGGTTGCTGGGCAAGTACGGTGGCATTGCTACCGGAAAGGCATTTATGAAGTTGATTGGGTTGGATTGCGGACAGTTTCGCCTGCCGGTACAAAACATGAGTGCTGCACAGTTTGAAGCCTTTGCACAAGACAATGCAGCGCAGCAATTTGCTACTTATTGTTCACAGTTACCTCAGGCTACCCTTGCATAA
- a CDS encoding dihydrodipicolinate synthase family protein encodes MSLPHLEGLIAAPFTPMHADGSLHTEMIPAYYALLKSNGVKGAFICGSTGEGVSLTAKEKMAVITAWGKVASS; translated from the coding sequence ATGTCTTTGCCACACCTTGAAGGGTTGATTGCAGCGCCATTTACCCCCATGCATGCCGATGGAAGTCTTCATACAGAAATGATTCCTGCATACTATGCTTTGCTAAAAAGCAATGGTGTAAAAGGCGCTTTTATTTGTGGGAGCACGGGAGAAGGTGTATCGCTGACGGCCAAAGAAAAAATGGCGGTGATTACTGCCTGGGGTAAAGTAGCAAGCAGCTGA
- a CDS encoding RagB/SusD family nutrient uptake outer membrane protein produces the protein MKKNKLLFISGLLLLMAGMASCTKELDAVVPQDTISKDQALSDPNAARTLYHGVYGLTRSYAGTFFQLGEMRSDLWVDGLFTESVDGGLQNLYRHNISALNVPFSNWGGFYNLIYNYNNVIKIIPQTTLPVAEQNRILAEVYGLRAYVYYTMLRTWGNVPLNTEPVEAINNAAETYKRRTGVDTVMTQVKADIEESLRLFGSSNTLPSGKRVYWSRVATQILKGDVYLWSGTHMGGGTADLTTAKTALQEIRNLQGATLDLQANYADVFDPTKKTNNKEIIFAINYELQQSQMGMFGSFLVNSIQANTLSFAQAPTPTVSSVYPYVNGANRIGFNQAMLTRLTSGTPDQRINYSFKTMYSTAPPHAVRGVMLTKYIGTTAGTSQIYNNDFPIYRYADVLLLLAEAKAKLGEDPSAEINAVRLRAYGAGYTPHTNAGVTANMNAILEEYLREFIAEGKRWWALRRAGDTYVYANVNPTYFSASTAAKFLLPLSLTMLNNDPLLVQTAGY, from the coding sequence ATGAAAAAGAATAAACTCCTCTTCATATCGGGCCTCCTGCTGCTGATGGCAGGCATGGCTTCCTGCACCAAAGAACTGGATGCTGTGGTGCCACAGGATACCATTAGCAAAGACCAGGCATTGAGTGATCCTAACGCTGCCCGTACATTGTACCACGGCGTGTATGGCCTCACCCGTTCGTATGCCGGTACATTTTTTCAACTGGGCGAAATGCGCTCCGACCTTTGGGTGGATGGTTTGTTTACAGAATCGGTGGATGGTGGTTTGCAAAACTTGTATCGCCACAACATTAGTGCACTCAACGTACCTTTTAGTAACTGGGGTGGTTTTTATAACCTCATCTACAATTACAACAACGTTATCAAAATTATTCCTCAAACTACTTTGCCTGTAGCAGAACAGAACCGCATACTGGCAGAAGTGTATGGCTTGCGGGCATATGTGTATTACACCATGCTGCGTACCTGGGGTAATGTACCGTTGAATACAGAACCGGTAGAAGCCATCAACAATGCTGCAGAAACCTATAAGCGTCGTACCGGTGTGGATACCGTGATGACACAGGTGAAGGCTGACATTGAAGAATCGCTCAGATTGTTTGGCAGTAGCAATACACTGCCCAGTGGCAAACGCGTATACTGGAGCCGTGTGGCTACACAAATACTCAAAGGTGATGTGTATTTGTGGTCGGGTACGCACATGGGTGGCGGTACTGCCGATTTGACTACTGCTAAAACAGCCCTGCAGGAAATCCGCAATTTGCAAGGTGCTACGCTGGATTTGCAGGCCAACTATGCCGATGTATTTGACCCCACTAAAAAGACCAACAACAAGGAAATCATTTTTGCGATTAACTACGAATTGCAGCAGTCGCAGATGGGTATGTTTGGCAGCTTTTTGGTAAACTCTATTCAGGCCAACACCTTGTCGTTTGCTCAAGCACCTACGCCAACAGTGTCATCTGTGTATCCGTATGTAAATGGTGCCAACCGCATTGGTTTCAATCAGGCCATGCTTACCCGCCTTACCAGTGGTACTCCGGATCAGCGCATCAACTACAGTTTCAAAACCATGTACTCAACTGCACCACCACATGCAGTAAGAGGCGTGATGCTCACCAAGTACATTGGCACCACAGCTGGTACCTCTCAGATTTACAACAACGACTTCCCTATCTACCGCTATGCAGATGTGTTGCTGTTGCTGGCAGAAGCAAAAGCAAAATTGGGTGAAGACCCATCAGCAGAAATCAATGCTGTTCGCCTTCGTGCATACGGTGCCGGTTACACGCCACATACCAATGCGGGTGTTACGGCCAATATGAATGCGATACTGGAAGAATACCTGCGGGAATTTATAGCGGAAGGCAAACGCTGGTGGGCCCTGCGCCGTGCAGGCGATACCTATGTGTATGCCAATGTAAACCCCACGTATTTCTCTGCGTCTACCGCCGCCAAATTCCTCCTGCCATTGTCACTTACGATGCTCAATAATGATCCATTGTTGGTGCAAACTGCAGGATACTAA
- a CDS encoding SusC/RagA family TonB-linked outer membrane protein, with amino-acid sequence MDSILYTDLSARDREAMILQQVNTNEHNINFSGANDQGSYALSLGTVRDNGMIIGSWLKRMNMNFNGGLNIGKDLKITTNIGAYTVEQALPYGQFNNVDPEGGAAGGLLQRFVGVAPTVRYTNDTSGAMLPGPNDVTLGNPMYWSNLTVNRTSQQRFLGGINLEYTILPYLKVLASGSGYYQFTTNDFFTKAYQQGNGGAMNTNRAASFNNNKAIQYTTNAFLQFNKNFKGHTITALAGTEFYEYRNYVSSGFAQGAPTDLIPWLTAATPPNVQGTTIVNPAGASSNFNQWEKITSAIGRVNYTYRNRYLVTGIVRVDGSSRLKKGNYYGTFPGVSVGWNLHNEAFFAASGVAKILSSVKPRVSYGVNGNVNSLGYFATAQVYNNAGTYNGFGGTYAASYINSDLRWERTNSLNFGADLGFLNNRITLNFDYFIRNVFDKLAGLNISSQTGFGSFTTNLGQLQNKGVEIAVNARLIEPKKADGFSLEVGANYFHVRSFAKKLPFNALPGNRTNGFFVWDPKNPGQQMYVGGMVEGQRIGLDEVWAPKWDGVYTDAGKITSDANVYNAFLPYTNKRIKQLGDADWHQVYQNDTIDSRQFVYVGRTTPQHMGGFNVAAAYKGIRLYAGFDYAFGFVILNNQIMRGLNQVQGSQNSTTDVLKTWTPSNPTATMPRYYWANQGRNYATDASGNNPAANLWEKGDYVMLRELTMAYDLPASVLSKYLANRIKGLSVNVTGSNLLYLSGYSGNFPEVGGVDQGKFPLPKRLTIGVRVTL; translated from the coding sequence ATGGATAGCATTCTGTACACCGACCTGAGTGCCAGAGACCGCGAAGCCATGATTTTGCAACAGGTCAATACCAACGAACACAATATCAATTTCTCGGGTGCCAATGATCAGGGCTCTTATGCATTGTCGCTGGGTACCGTTCGGGATAATGGTATGATTATCGGCTCTTGGCTGAAGCGGATGAATATGAACTTCAATGGTGGCCTGAACATTGGCAAAGACCTGAAGATTACCACCAACATTGGTGCCTATACTGTAGAGCAGGCATTGCCCTACGGACAATTTAATAACGTGGATCCCGAAGGTGGTGCAGCCGGTGGTTTGCTGCAGCGCTTTGTAGGTGTGGCGCCCACCGTGCGGTATACCAATGATACCTCTGGTGCCATGCTGCCCGGACCCAATGATGTAACCCTCGGCAACCCCATGTACTGGAGCAACCTTACGGTGAACAGAACCAGCCAGCAACGTTTTCTGGGTGGCATCAACCTGGAGTATACCATTTTGCCGTACCTGAAAGTATTGGCGAGTGGTTCTGGTTACTACCAGTTTACGACCAACGATTTCTTTACCAAGGCTTACCAGCAGGGTAATGGTGGTGCCATGAATACGAACCGTGCTGCCAGCTTCAACAACAACAAGGCTATTCAGTATACGACGAATGCCTTCCTGCAGTTCAACAAGAATTTTAAAGGACATACCATTACAGCACTGGCTGGTACGGAATTTTATGAGTACAGAAACTATGTGAGCTCTGGTTTTGCACAAGGTGCACCCACCGATCTTATCCCCTGGCTCACTGCTGCTACACCGCCCAACGTACAGGGTACCACCATTGTAAACCCTGCAGGTGCTTCTTCCAACTTTAACCAGTGGGAAAAAATTACCTCAGCCATTGGCCGGGTAAACTATACTTACCGCAACCGCTATCTGGTAACCGGTATTGTACGGGTAGATGGTAGCAGCCGTTTGAAAAAAGGCAACTACTATGGTACTTTCCCCGGTGTATCTGTGGGTTGGAACCTGCACAACGAAGCATTTTTTGCTGCCAGTGGCGTAGCCAAAATCCTCAGCAGTGTAAAACCAAGGGTGAGCTATGGTGTAAATGGTAACGTAAACTCTCTTGGTTATTTTGCCACCGCACAGGTGTACAACAACGCCGGTACCTACAATGGTTTTGGCGGAACTTATGCGGCATCTTACATCAACTCCGACCTGCGTTGGGAACGTACCAACAGCCTCAACTTTGGTGCCGACCTCGGTTTCCTGAACAACAGGATTACGTTGAACTTCGATTACTTCATCCGCAATGTGTTTGATAAACTGGCGGGATTGAATATCTCTTCTCAAACTGGTTTTGGCAGCTTTACTACCAACCTTGGTCAGTTGCAAAACAAGGGTGTGGAAATAGCCGTGAATGCCCGTTTGATTGAGCCGAAGAAAGCAGATGGCTTTAGCCTCGAAGTGGGTGCCAACTATTTCCATGTGCGCAGCTTTGCCAAGAAGTTGCCATTCAACGCACTGCCCGGCAACCGTACCAATGGCTTCTTTGTGTGGGATCCTAAAAACCCCGGCCAACAGATGTATGTAGGTGGTATGGTAGAAGGACAACGCATAGGCCTTGATGAAGTATGGGCGCCCAAGTGGGATGGCGTGTATACAGACGCCGGAAAAATTACCAGCGATGCCAATGTGTACAATGCTTTCCTGCCGTATACCAATAAGCGCATCAAGCAACTGGGCGATGCCGATTGGCATCAGGTGTATCAAAACGATACCATCGACTCACGCCAGTTTGTGTACGTAGGCCGTACCACGCCACAGCACATGGGTGGCTTTAATGTGGCAGCAGCTTACAAAGGCATTCGCCTGTATGCCGGCTTTGATTACGCTTTTGGATTTGTGATTTTGAACAACCAGATTATGCGGGGTCTCAATCAGGTACAGGGTTCGCAAAACTCTACTACTGATGTGTTGAAAACATGGACACCCAGCAACCCCACTGCTACTATGCCACGCTACTACTGGGCCAACCAGGGTCGCAACTATGCTACAGATGCCAGCGGCAACAACCCTGCTGCCAACCTGTGGGAGAAAGGCGACTACGTAATGCTGCGTGAACTCACCATGGCGTATGATTTGCCTGCCTCTGTGCTGAGCAAGTACCTCGCCAACCGCATCAAAGGATTGAGTGTGAATGTAACCGGTAGCAACCTCTTGTATCTCTCTGGCTACAGTGGCAACTTCCCTGAAGTGGGTGGTGTAGATCAGGGCAAGTTTCCGCTGCCAAAGCGCCTCACCATTGGTGTACGGGTAACGCTGTAA
- a CDS encoding TonB-dependent receptor plug domain-containing protein, translating into MKLTFLKHWFLAVATLVAMVSFAQTGKISGRILDDDAKPLAGVSVTIKGKATGTQSNTAGDFSIEAAQGDVLVFSMTGFNSLELRVGTASTLNVSMVPRVSQLEEVVVTGYGTQKRKEVTGAVASVNPKTFEHSPSTNVATVLQGNAPGLRVQQRTGQPGTTPSISFRGGTEFGGGGTPLFILDGVIVPSLYGLDINDVASIDLLKDAATTAIYGARAANGVVLVTTKKAVREKHR; encoded by the coding sequence ATGAAATTGACGTTTTTAAAACACTGGTTTCTTGCAGTCGCCACTCTGGTCGCCATGGTATCTTTTGCGCAGACCGGGAAGATTTCAGGAAGAATACTGGATGATGATGCAAAGCCTCTTGCAGGCGTATCTGTAACGATTAAAGGGAAGGCAACCGGCACCCAGTCGAACACGGCGGGTGATTTCAGCATTGAAGCCGCTCAGGGAGACGTACTCGTGTTTTCCATGACGGGTTTCAACAGCCTGGAACTGCGGGTAGGTACGGCCAGTACACTCAATGTGTCGATGGTACCCCGGGTAAGCCAGCTGGAAGAAGTGGTGGTAACCGGTTATGGTACCCAAAAGCGCAAAGAGGTAACCGGCGCTGTGGCTTCGGTAAATCCCAAAACATTTGAGCACAGCCCCAGCACCAACGTGGCTACTGTGCTGCAGGGCAATGCTCCCGGCCTGCGGGTGCAGCAGCGTACCGGCCAGCCGGGTACTACGCCGTCGATTTCGTTTCGCGGTGGTACAGAGTTTGGTGGTGGAGGTACGCCCCTGTTTATTTTGGATGGGGTGATTGTGCCTTCGCTGTATGGTTTGGATATCAATGATGTGGCCAGCATCGACCTGTTGAAAGATGCGGCAACCACAGCCATATATGGTGCCCGTGCTGCCAACGGTGTGGTATTGGTAACCACCAAAAAGGCCGTAAGGGAAAAGCACAGGTGA
- a CDS encoding FadR/GntR family transcriptional regulator has protein sequence MAIEPIDTAFTSIENSSLVDRVEASLVALLLQQKLKVGDSIPKEIELAEKLGVSRTVVREALLRLRLMGLIESKKKKGAVITSPDLFGNLSKSMNPHILSPETLREIFEIRLVLEIGMADFLFHRITKEDIAELRQIVASEPPVTQYHLFNVQHEIAFHGKLYDITGNNTLHKFQNMLLPVFDYVHHSGLLKKQPLLKVFVSHKELVDILENGTPEEFRNGMRNHLENHFARLFEA, from the coding sequence ATGGCCATCGAACCTATAGACACTGCTTTTACCTCCATCGAAAACAGCTCGTTGGTGGATAGGGTAGAAGCCAGCCTGGTAGCGCTGCTGCTGCAGCAAAAGCTGAAAGTGGGCGACAGTATTCCCAAAGAAATAGAGCTGGCAGAAAAACTTGGTGTAAGCCGCACCGTAGTAAGGGAAGCCTTGCTGCGCCTGCGCCTCATGGGTTTGATAGAATCGAAAAAGAAAAAAGGGGCCGTCATTACCAGCCCGGATCTGTTTGGCAACCTCAGCAAGAGCATGAACCCGCACATCCTGAGCCCCGAAACCCTGCGGGAAATTTTCGAAATCCGCTTGGTACTCGAAATCGGGATGGCCGACTTTTTGTTTCACCGCATTACCAAAGAAGACATAGCCGAACTACGCCAGATAGTAGCCAGCGAACCACCGGTTACCCAATACCACCTCTTCAACGTGCAACACGAAATTGCCTTCCACGGCAAGCTCTATGATATTACGGGCAATAACACCCTGCACAAGTTTCAAAACATGCTGCTGCCGGTGTTTGACTATGTACACCACAGCGGCCTCCTCAAAAAACAACCCCTGCTCAAAGTGTTTGTGTCGCACAAAGAGCTGGTTGATATCCTCGAAAACGGTACCCCGGAAGAATTTCGCAACGGCATGCGCAACCATTTGGAAAATCATTTTGCCCGCCTTTTCGAAGCGTAA
- the nusG gene encoding transcription termination/antitermination protein NusG: MHARLQAKGIVSYCPLNVVHRQWSDRIKKVEEPLFKSYVFVQVLPPAQSEVRLTEGVINFVYWNGKPAIIHPQEIDTIRRFLNEYDDVEALPVLAPGQRVQIQSGLMMGATAVVEKIDNRWVEVSIDSIGYRLRAKIDSRRLQRIP; encoded by the coding sequence GTGCATGCCCGCCTGCAGGCCAAAGGCATTGTAAGCTATTGCCCCCTCAATGTGGTACACCGCCAATGGAGCGACCGCATCAAAAAAGTAGAAGAGCCTCTCTTTAAATCATATGTATTTGTGCAGGTGCTGCCGCCGGCACAATCCGAGGTTCGCCTCACCGAAGGCGTCATCAATTTTGTGTACTGGAATGGCAAACCCGCCATCATTCATCCACAAGAAATTGATACCATCCGGCGTTTTTTAAACGAATACGACGATGTGGAAGCCCTGCCGGTATTGGCACCGGGGCAGCGGGTACAAATTCAATCGGGCCTCATGATGGGCGCCACCGCTGTAGTAGAAAAAATTGATAACCGCTGGGTAGAAGTAAGCATCGACAGCATTGGCTACCGCCTGCGGGCCAAAATAGACAGCCGCAGGCTGCAACGCATTCCTTAA